A single region of the Aeromicrobium chenweiae genome encodes:
- a CDS encoding pseudouridine synthase, whose amino-acid sequence MGDWLRHRLPERVDVERMLAEERFVHDDGTPVAEDQAYTPHTFVWFHRDLPDEVEVPGEIVVVHRDERLVVVDKPAFLSSIPRGRHVRQSVVTRLRAELELPELSPLHRLDRVTSGLLMLATTRQWRGPYQSLFQAGAVHKTYRALAPVRDDLALPLVVRNHLAKRRGSWQAEVVPDAPVNAETLIELESQVGDRGVYRLTPRTGRTHQLRMHLNDLGIPIVDDPLYPAVLDLEVDDFRRPLQLLAAELAFTDPIDGTERRFASTLSLPLLPAGND is encoded by the coding sequence ATGGGCGACTGGCTGCGTCACCGGCTGCCCGAGCGGGTGGACGTCGAGCGGATGCTGGCCGAGGAGCGCTTCGTCCACGACGACGGCACCCCGGTCGCCGAGGACCAGGCGTACACCCCGCACACGTTCGTGTGGTTCCACCGCGACCTCCCCGACGAGGTGGAGGTCCCCGGAGAGATCGTCGTGGTGCACCGCGACGAGCGTCTCGTGGTCGTCGACAAGCCGGCGTTCCTGTCGTCGATCCCGCGCGGGCGTCACGTCCGCCAGAGCGTCGTGACCCGCCTGCGCGCCGAGCTCGAGCTGCCCGAGCTCTCACCCCTGCACCGGCTGGACCGGGTGACGTCCGGCCTGCTGATGCTCGCCACGACCAGGCAGTGGCGCGGGCCGTACCAGTCGCTGTTCCAAGCGGGCGCCGTCCACAAGACGTACCGCGCCCTGGCGCCGGTGCGCGACGACCTCGCGCTGCCGCTGGTCGTTCGCAACCACCTCGCGAAGCGGCGGGGCAGCTGGCAGGCGGAGGTGGTCCCGGACGCGCCGGTCAACGCCGAGACGCTGATCGAGCTGGAGTCGCAGGTGGGGGACCGCGGCGTCTACCGCCTCACCCCGAGGACCGGTCGCACCCACCAGCTGCGCATGCACCTGAACGACCTGGGCATCCCCATCGTCGACGACCCGCTCTACCCGGCGGTGCTGGACCTGGAGGTCGACGACTTCCGTCGGCCGCTGCAGCTGCTCGCCGCCGAGCTCGCGTTCACGGACCCGATCGACGGGACGGAACGCCGGTTCGCCAGCACGCTGTCACTGCCGCTGCTGCCGGCCGGGAACGACTAG
- the ligA gene encoding NAD-dependent DNA ligase LigA, whose protein sequence is MANDDELRQRHKWLSETIMEHRERYYVDDSPTVSDAEYDQLMRELEGLEEQMPELRTPDSPTQTVGGYASSSFESYEHRERMLSLDNAFSVEELESWHGRLVREGVTDADFLCELKVDGLAISLTYENGRLTRGVTRGDGRVGEDVTNNVRTIKVIPHQLKESADYPIPAYVEVRGEVFFPTKEFEAFNAEWAESGKTPFANPRNAAAGTLRMKDASVTAGRPLSMVCHGLGYREGFTPTRQSEAYDALKAWGLPTSDRAKVVTSLAEVEEFIDYYGEHRHDVVHEIDGVVVKVDQVDRQRRLGATSRAPRWAIAWKYPPEEVNTRLLDIRVNVGRTGRVTPFGVMEPVRVAGSTVEMATLHNQHEVKRKGVLIGDMVVLRKAGDVIPEIVGPVVSLRDGSEREFVMPTECPSCGTPLAPSREGDKDIRCPNTRSCPSQLRERLSHVGSRGAFDIEVFGWEGATALLEAGVLTDEGGLFALTRDDLMKVGLYTRAAKKNEADQAVDGRVLSANGIALLDNLEKAKTQPLWRVLVALSIRHVGPTAARALATHFATMDRIREATVEEISAVDGVGPTIAEALVEWFGVDWHRGIVDQWRAAGVRMQDERDESIPRTLEGLTIVVTGSLERFTRDSVKEAIIAHGGKASGSVSKKTDFVVVGENAGTKADKAEELGRPILDEEGFERLLAEGPPPAEDEAPAES, encoded by the coding sequence ATGGCGAACGACGACGAGCTGAGGCAGCGGCACAAGTGGCTCTCCGAGACGATCATGGAGCACCGCGAGCGCTACTACGTCGACGACTCGCCGACGGTCTCCGACGCCGAGTACGACCAGCTCATGCGCGAGCTCGAAGGGCTCGAGGAGCAGATGCCCGAGCTCCGGACGCCCGACTCGCCCACGCAGACGGTCGGCGGCTACGCGTCGTCGTCGTTCGAGTCCTACGAGCACCGCGAGCGGATGCTGAGCCTGGACAACGCGTTCTCGGTCGAGGAGCTGGAGTCCTGGCACGGCCGTCTGGTGCGTGAGGGCGTCACCGACGCGGACTTCCTCTGCGAGCTCAAGGTCGACGGCCTGGCCATCTCGCTGACGTACGAGAACGGCCGGCTGACCCGAGGCGTCACCCGCGGTGACGGACGCGTCGGCGAGGACGTCACCAACAACGTCCGCACGATCAAGGTCATCCCGCACCAGCTCAAGGAGTCCGCCGACTACCCGATCCCGGCGTACGTCGAGGTCCGCGGCGAGGTGTTCTTCCCGACCAAGGAGTTCGAGGCCTTCAACGCCGAGTGGGCCGAGTCCGGCAAGACGCCGTTCGCGAACCCGCGCAACGCCGCGGCGGGGACGCTGCGCATGAAGGACGCGTCGGTGACCGCGGGCCGGCCGCTGTCGATGGTCTGCCACGGGCTCGGCTACCGCGAGGGCTTCACGCCCACGCGGCAGAGCGAGGCGTACGACGCGCTGAAGGCCTGGGGGCTGCCCACCAGCGACCGAGCCAAGGTCGTCACGAGCCTCGCGGAGGTCGAGGAGTTCATCGACTACTACGGAGAGCACCGCCACGACGTCGTCCACGAGATCGACGGCGTCGTGGTCAAGGTCGACCAGGTCGACCGGCAGCGGCGCCTCGGCGCGACCTCGCGGGCACCGCGGTGGGCGATCGCGTGGAAGTACCCGCCCGAGGAGGTCAACACGCGCCTGCTCGACATCCGGGTCAACGTGGGCCGCACCGGCCGGGTCACCCCCTTCGGCGTCATGGAGCCGGTCCGCGTCGCGGGTTCGACCGTCGAGATGGCCACGCTGCACAACCAGCACGAGGTCAAGCGCAAGGGCGTCCTGATCGGCGACATGGTCGTGCTCCGCAAGGCCGGCGACGTGATCCCCGAGATCGTCGGCCCGGTCGTCTCGCTGCGCGACGGCAGCGAGCGCGAGTTCGTCATGCCGACCGAGTGCCCCTCGTGCGGCACGCCGCTGGCCCCGTCGCGCGAGGGCGACAAGGACATCCGCTGCCCGAACACCCGCTCGTGCCCGTCCCAGCTGCGCGAGCGGCTGAGCCACGTCGGCAGCCGCGGGGCGTTCGACATCGAGGTGTTCGGCTGGGAGGGCGCGACGGCGCTGCTCGAGGCCGGTGTCCTGACCGACGAGGGCGGCCTCTTCGCGCTGACCCGCGACGACCTGATGAAGGTCGGTCTCTACACCCGTGCGGCCAAGAAGAACGAGGCCGACCAGGCGGTCGACGGCCGGGTGCTGAGCGCCAACGGCATCGCCCTGCTCGACAACCTCGAGAAGGCCAAGACCCAGCCCCTGTGGCGGGTCCTGGTCGCCCTGTCGATCCGGCACGTCGGCCCGACGGCCGCTCGCGCCCTCGCGACGCACTTCGCCACGATGGACCGCATCCGCGAGGCCACGGTCGAGGAGATCTCCGCGGTCGACGGTGTCGGTCCCACGATCGCCGAGGCCCTGGTGGAGTGGTTCGGCGTCGACTGGCACCGCGGCATCGTCGACCAGTGGCGGGCCGCGGGCGTACGCATGCAGGACGAGCGGGACGAGTCGATCCCGCGCACGCTGGAGGGGCTGACGATTGTGGTCACCGGCTCGCTCGAGCGGTTCACCCGCGACTCGGTCAAGGAAGCGATCATCGCGCACGGCGGCAAGGCGTCGGGCTCGGTCTCGAAGAAGACCGACTTCGTGGTGGTCGGCGAGAACGCCGGCACCAAGGCCGACAAGGCCGAGGAGCTGGGCCGCCCGATCCTCGACGAGGAGGGCTTCGAGAGGCTCCTGGCCGAGGGACCGCCACCGGCCGAGGACGAGGCCCCCGCCGAGTCCTGA
- a CDS encoding YrdB family protein, translating into MPPQKPQDLGPLDAVAFLCEIAMVVILVLAGHGFADGWRGWAVGAFLAMVAVGIWAQWMATTSPRRLDLPTRFVVQVMLFVTVALYAAAGGLALVGIAFAVIAIAVFWALAREDA; encoded by the coding sequence ATGCCCCCTCAGAAACCTCAGGACCTCGGTCCTCTCGACGCGGTCGCGTTCCTCTGCGAGATCGCGATGGTCGTGATCCTCGTCCTCGCGGGTCACGGCTTCGCCGACGGATGGCGCGGCTGGGCCGTGGGCGCGTTCCTCGCGATGGTCGCGGTGGGCATCTGGGCACAGTGGATGGCGACCACGTCGCCACGGCGGCTGGACCTGCCCACGCGGTTCGTCGTGCAGGTGATGCTCTTCGTGACAGTGGCCCTGTACGCCGCCGCAGGCGGTCTGGCCTTGGTCGGCATCGCGTTCGCGGTCATCGCCATCGCGGTCTTCTGGGCACTGGCCCGCGAGGACGCCTAG
- a CDS encoding alpha/beta fold hydrolase: MAESRISQLTHAGMTFDVIDSGPLDGTPVVLLHGFPQRAASWSKVSDLLNAEGMRTYALDQRGYSPGARPTSRFAYSMGELVGDVTALIDEIGQPVHLVGHDWGSAVAWAVAGSHPDLVRSLTAVSVAHPTAFMKSMVSSSQILRSYYMLLFQLPVVPEHLLSRRDGLGEKMLRAAGMDRDMIETYRREIVADGALPGGLGYYRSILLGGKDLGRKVSVPTTYVWSDRDAALARRGADLTPEYVTGPYELVVVRGATHWLLDQNAPELAESIIARVRSV, encoded by the coding sequence ATGGCCGAATCGCGCATCTCCCAGCTCACGCACGCCGGCATGACGTTCGACGTGATCGACAGCGGACCGCTCGACGGGACGCCGGTCGTGCTGCTGCACGGCTTCCCGCAGCGAGCGGCCTCGTGGTCGAAGGTGTCCGACCTGCTGAACGCCGAGGGCATGCGGACGTACGCGCTGGACCAGCGTGGCTACTCCCCCGGCGCGCGGCCCACCTCCCGCTTCGCCTATTCGATGGGCGAGCTGGTCGGCGACGTCACGGCGCTCATCGACGAGATCGGCCAGCCCGTGCACCTCGTCGGGCACGACTGGGGCTCCGCGGTCGCGTGGGCCGTGGCGGGCAGCCACCCCGACCTCGTGCGCTCCCTCACGGCCGTGTCGGTCGCGCACCCCACCGCGTTCATGAAGTCGATGGTCAGCAGCTCGCAGATCCTGCGGTCGTACTACATGCTGCTGTTCCAGCTGCCGGTCGTGCCCGAGCACCTGCTCAGCCGGCGCGACGGCCTGGGCGAGAAGATGCTGCGCGCCGCGGGCATGGATCGCGACATGATCGAGACGTACCGCCGCGAGATCGTCGCCGACGGCGCCCTGCCCGGCGGGCTCGGCTACTACCGGTCGATCCTGCTGGGCGGCAAGGACCTTGGACGCAAGGTGTCCGTGCCGACGACGTACGTCTGGAGCGACAGGGACGCAGCGCTCGCCCGCCGCGGCGCCGACCTGACGCCGGAGTACGTCACCGGCCCGTACGAGCTCGTCGTCGTCCGCGGGGCGACCCACTGGCTCCTGGACCAGAACGCCCCCGAGCTCGCCGAGAGCATCATCGCGCGGGTGCGCTCGGTCTAG
- the gatA gene encoding Asp-tRNA(Asn)/Glu-tRNA(Gln) amidotransferase subunit GatA, with translation MTDLTRKTADELAQSLAAGDVSSVEVTQALVDRIGAVDGEIHAYLHVDAEGALASAADVDARRAKGEQLSYLAGVPIAVKDVLATKGVPTTCGSKILEGWIPPYDATVTARIKAAGLPILGKTNMDEFAMGSSTEHSAYGPTRNPWDTTRIPGGSGGGSAAAVAAFEAPLAIGTDTGGSIRQPGALTGTVGVKPTYGGVSRYGLVAMASSLDQAGPVTRTVLDAALLHELIAGHDPMDSTSIPDAVPPVVAAARRADVQGLRIGIVKELGGEGFQPGVQTRFDEAVALLTAAGAEVVEVSIPSLEYALGAYYLVMPSEASSNLAKFDAMRYGVRVPPAGVDDPSAEQVMASSREAGFGDEVKRRIILGTYALSSGYYDAYYGSAQKVRTILSRDFAKAFADVDVLVSPTSPTTAYPLGEKLDDPLAMYLGDVATIPANLVGIPGLSLPVGLADEDGLPVGLQFLAPQKADDRLYNAAAALERMLEEKWGGALLSRAPELEVAR, from the coding sequence ATGACCGATCTGACCCGCAAGACCGCGGACGAGCTGGCCCAGTCCCTCGCCGCCGGCGACGTCTCCTCCGTCGAGGTGACCCAGGCGCTCGTCGACCGCATCGGTGCCGTCGACGGCGAGATCCACGCGTACCTGCACGTCGACGCCGAGGGTGCGCTCGCGAGCGCGGCCGACGTCGACGCGCGCCGCGCGAAGGGCGAGCAGCTCTCGTACCTCGCCGGTGTGCCGATCGCGGTCAAGGACGTCCTCGCGACCAAGGGCGTGCCGACGACGTGCGGCTCCAAGATCCTCGAGGGCTGGATCCCTCCGTACGACGCGACGGTCACCGCCCGGATCAAGGCTGCCGGCCTGCCGATCCTGGGCAAGACCAACATGGACGAGTTCGCGATGGGCTCCTCGACCGAGCACTCCGCGTACGGACCCACCCGCAACCCGTGGGACACCACCCGCATCCCCGGCGGCTCCGGCGGCGGCTCGGCCGCAGCCGTCGCAGCCTTCGAGGCTCCGCTCGCGATCGGCACCGACACCGGTGGCTCGATCCGTCAGCCCGGCGCGCTGACCGGCACGGTCGGCGTCAAGCCCACCTACGGCGGCGTCAGCCGCTACGGTCTCGTCGCGATGGCGAGCAGCCTCGATCAGGCTGGCCCCGTCACGCGGACGGTGCTCGACGCCGCGCTGCTGCACGAGCTCATCGCGGGCCACGACCCCATGGACTCCACGAGCATCCCGGACGCCGTGCCGCCGGTCGTCGCCGCCGCGCGCCGCGCCGACGTGCAGGGCCTGCGGATCGGCATCGTCAAGGAGCTGGGTGGCGAGGGCTTCCAGCCCGGCGTCCAGACCCGCTTCGACGAGGCGGTCGCGCTGCTCACCGCCGCCGGTGCCGAGGTCGTGGAGGTCTCGATCCCGAGCCTGGAGTACGCGCTCGGCGCCTACTACCTCGTCATGCCGAGCGAGGCGAGCAGCAACCTCGCCAAGTTCGACGCGATGCGGTACGGCGTCCGCGTGCCCCCCGCCGGTGTGGACGACCCGAGTGCCGAGCAGGTCATGGCCTCGAGCCGTGAGGCCGGCTTCGGCGACGAGGTCAAGCGCCGGATCATCCTCGGCACGTACGCCCTGTCCAGCGGCTACTACGACGCCTACTACGGCTCGGCGCAGAAGGTCCGCACGATCTTGTCGCGGGACTTCGCGAAGGCGTTCGCGGACGTCGACGTGCTGGTGTCGCCGACATCGCCCACCACGGCGTACCCGCTGGGGGAGAAGCTCGACGACCCGCTGGCGATGTACCTCGGCGACGTCGCCACGATCCCGGCCAACCTGGTCGGCATCCCCGGCCTGTCCCTGCCGGTCGGCCTGGCCGACGAGGACGGTCTGCCCGTCGGGCTGCAGTTCCTCGCTCCGCAGAAGGCCGACGACCGGCTCTACAACGCCGCCGCGGCGCTCGAGCGGATGCTCGAGGAGAAGTGGGGCGGCGCGCTGCTGTCCCGGGCACCCGAGCTGGAGGTCGCACGATGA
- the gatC gene encoding Asp-tRNA(Asn)/Glu-tRNA(Gln) amidotransferase subunit GatC, which produces MSEPVTGISRDDVVHLAGLARIDLSEAELDHLAAELPAILDHVASVQQAAGDDVPAMSHPVPVDNVFREDVVRPSLAPEEALAAAPASDQQRFLVPKILGED; this is translated from the coding sequence ATGTCTGAGCCCGTCACGGGTATCTCGCGTGACGACGTCGTCCACCTGGCCGGCCTCGCCCGCATCGATCTCAGCGAGGCTGAGCTCGACCACCTCGCCGCAGAGCTCCCCGCCATCCTCGACCACGTCGCGAGCGTCCAGCAGGCCGCCGGCGACGACGTCCCCGCGATGAGCCACCCGGTCCCGGTCGACAACGTCTTCCGCGAGGACGTCGTCCGCCCGAGCCTGGCCCCCGAGGAGGCGCTCGCCGCCGCCCCGGCGTCGGACCAGCAGCGCTTCCTCGTCCCCAAGATCCTCGGGGAGGACTGA
- a CDS encoding NAD(P)/FAD-dependent oxidoreductase, whose protein sequence is MQPTHDVIIIGGGAAGLSAALVLGAARRSVALVDAGAPRNAAAAHLHGFLSRDGADPAELLAVGRDEVRRYGVDLVEDTVTAALPKDGAFAVELAHGDPLVAPRIVLAVGTTDSLPNLPGLREGWGDDVLHCPYCHGHEVADRRIVILATHPGSAHQAHMVRQWSDDVTLLTNEVAELDADARAALERRGIRVVDGAVAQVDRADGALTGVRLTDGTRVPADALFLVPRMEPPSFLVERLDLATEDTPMGPAVRTHDNGRTNVAGVWAAGNCADPSAQVVTAASDGTLAGMDVNADMVDEDCAA, encoded by the coding sequence ATGCAACCGACCCATGACGTCATCATCATCGGCGGCGGCGCCGCCGGCCTGTCGGCGGCACTCGTCCTCGGCGCGGCCCGCCGCAGCGTCGCGCTCGTAGACGCCGGTGCACCACGCAACGCGGCGGCTGCGCACCTGCACGGGTTCTTGTCGCGCGACGGTGCGGACCCCGCGGAGCTGCTGGCCGTGGGTCGCGACGAGGTGAGGAGGTACGGCGTGGATCTCGTCGAGGACACCGTCACTGCGGCGCTTCCCAAGGACGGCGCGTTCGCGGTCGAGCTGGCGCACGGCGACCCGCTCGTTGCCCCCCGAATCGTGCTCGCGGTCGGGACGACCGACTCGCTGCCCAACCTCCCGGGCCTGCGGGAGGGCTGGGGCGACGACGTCCTGCACTGCCCGTACTGCCACGGCCACGAGGTCGCCGACCGTCGCATCGTGATCCTTGCGACGCACCCCGGCTCGGCCCATCAGGCGCACATGGTGCGGCAGTGGTCGGACGACGTCACCCTGCTGACCAACGAGGTCGCGGAGCTGGACGCGGATGCGCGGGCAGCACTCGAGCGACGCGGCATCCGCGTCGTCGACGGTGCCGTGGCGCAGGTGGACCGCGCGGACGGCGCCCTGACCGGGGTGCGGCTCACCGACGGCACCCGGGTGCCGGCCGACGCGCTGTTCCTGGTGCCGCGGATGGAGCCGCCGAGCTTCCTCGTCGAGCGCCTCGACCTGGCGACGGAGGACACCCCGATGGGACCCGCGGTCCGCACCCACGACAACGGACGCACGAACGTCGCGGGCGTGTGGGCCGCCGGCAACTGCGCGGACCCCTCGGCCCAGGTGGTGACGGCTGCGAGCGACGGCACGCTCGCCGGCATGGACGTCAACGCCGACATGGTGGACGAGGACTGCGCCGCCTGA
- a CDS encoding methionine synthase, giving the protein MTLATGIGSMPGTDFAESMRLVLDELSLPYVPELPARGVHAGMIGRTLAVLDGLEADLQPDGWRIGVGEGADLRRARSLLAQDLDVAEELATEHEGPIKIQVAGPLTLAATVERPRGDKMLADHGARREIAQSLAEGLGAHVRDVRRRFSRADLVVQVDEPAITAVLTGGIPTASGWSRHRSVHPPEADALLRVVVEAVTGAGARPVVHSCAADVPVELLAGAGFSAISFDLGLARPDDVWAETFEKGVDLWFGVLPSTDAAEVSQKAVVQRIETFFGRFGFAEETYSDRLVVTPTCGLAGASPQWARSVLVAAQSVAARR; this is encoded by the coding sequence GCGGAGTCGATGCGCCTCGTCCTCGACGAGCTGAGCCTCCCGTACGTCCCCGAGCTCCCGGCGCGCGGCGTCCACGCCGGGATGATCGGGCGGACGCTCGCGGTCCTGGACGGGCTCGAGGCCGATCTGCAGCCCGACGGCTGGCGCATCGGCGTGGGGGAGGGCGCCGACCTGCGCCGGGCCCGCTCGCTCCTGGCCCAGGACCTCGACGTCGCCGAGGAGCTGGCCACCGAGCACGAGGGACCGATCAAGATCCAGGTCGCCGGCCCGCTGACCCTCGCCGCGACGGTCGAGCGGCCGCGCGGCGACAAGATGCTGGCCGACCACGGCGCACGCCGGGAGATCGCCCAGTCGCTGGCCGAGGGGCTCGGGGCGCACGTCAGGGACGTGCGTCGACGGTTCTCGCGCGCCGACCTGGTGGTGCAGGTCGACGAGCCGGCGATCACCGCGGTCCTCACCGGCGGCATCCCCACCGCGAGCGGCTGGTCGCGGCACCGCAGCGTCCACCCGCCCGAGGCCGACGCCCTCCTGAGGGTCGTGGTCGAGGCCGTGACCGGTGCCGGCGCCCGCCCGGTCGTCCACTCGTGCGCGGCCGACGTGCCGGTCGAGCTGCTGGCCGGCGCCGGGTTCAGCGCGATCTCGTTCGACCTCGGGCTCGCCCGGCCCGACGACGTGTGGGCCGAGACGTTCGAGAAGGGCGTCGACCTCTGGTTCGGGGTGCTCCCGTCGACCGACGCGGCCGAGGTGTCACAGAAGGCGGTCGTGCAGCGGATCGAGACGTTCTTCGGCCGCTTCGGCTTCGCCGAGGAGACGTACTCGGACCGCCTCGTCGTCACGCCGACCTGTGGCCTCGCCGGCGCGTCGCCGCAGTGGGCCCGCTCGGTGCTCGTCGCCGCGCAGAGTGTCGCGGCGCGACGATAA
- a CDS encoding FAD-dependent oxidoreductase codes for MTESSRPSPVILIVPAEEHRTVLTDEFASRYGRDYDVQVTTDVLDVTDFAAALIAGGQHIALIAVDFALDIDAVDVLDVLRNVSPSSRRIVLVAMGTFGASLDELRPALAVGRLDTYLLIPQGPRDEEFHTAIAEYLSDWATSTSTPEVAGVRIVDDGTQIEVAGIRDFLDRMAAPWTRYQPDSPVGRELLAEAGEGAALPVVSAFGRPPLTGATEQLVASTFYGSPADLGDDYVADLAIIGAGPAGLAAAVYGASEGLRTVVLESEAVGGQAGTSSMIRNYLGFPRGVSGMRLAFRARLQASRFGARIFTGRPAEGVSVGDLHEIAYDGGVVRARAVLIACGVRYRRLGVPALEDLVGLGVYYGAATSVAREMEGRDVFIVGGGNSAGQAAIHLARFARSVTIIVRRQTLSETMSAYLVNEIAMQRTIRVRTGARVVDGGGDGRLEWIDLEVGPSTERHDADGLFLLLGAEPGCDWLPDEVSRDRRGFVLTGRDIPKSAWRGDLPPAALETAVPGIFAAGDVRAGSMKRVASASGEGAGAVAQVHAHLAPAPT; via the coding sequence ATGACCGAGTCATCCCGACCGAGCCCCGTCATCCTGATCGTGCCCGCCGAGGAGCACCGGACGGTCCTGACCGACGAGTTCGCGAGCAGGTACGGCCGCGACTACGACGTGCAGGTGACCACCGACGTCCTCGACGTCACCGACTTCGCGGCGGCACTGATCGCGGGCGGGCAGCACATCGCCCTCATCGCGGTGGACTTCGCCCTCGACATCGACGCCGTCGACGTCCTGGACGTGCTGCGCAACGTCTCGCCCAGCAGCCGGCGCATCGTCCTGGTGGCGATGGGCACGTTCGGCGCGTCGCTCGACGAGCTGAGACCGGCCCTCGCGGTGGGCCGGCTGGACACCTACCTCCTCATCCCGCAGGGGCCCCGGGACGAGGAGTTCCACACCGCGATCGCGGAGTACCTCTCGGACTGGGCCACGTCGACGTCGACGCCGGAGGTGGCGGGCGTCCGCATCGTCGACGACGGCACGCAGATCGAGGTCGCCGGCATCCGTGACTTCCTCGACCGGATGGCCGCCCCGTGGACGCGCTACCAGCCCGACAGCCCCGTGGGCCGGGAGCTCCTGGCCGAGGCGGGGGAGGGCGCCGCCCTGCCCGTCGTGTCGGCATTCGGCCGGCCGCCGCTGACCGGCGCGACCGAGCAGCTCGTGGCCTCGACTTTCTACGGCTCGCCGGCCGACCTGGGCGACGACTACGTCGCGGACCTCGCCATCATCGGCGCGGGCCCGGCAGGACTCGCGGCGGCGGTCTACGGGGCGTCCGAGGGGCTGCGCACGGTCGTGCTCGAGTCCGAGGCCGTCGGCGGCCAGGCCGGCACCAGCTCGATGATCCGCAACTACCTCGGCTTCCCGCGCGGCGTGTCCGGCATGCGTCTGGCCTTCCGGGCCCGGCTGCAGGCCAGCCGGTTCGGGGCGCGGATCTTCACCGGGCGGCCCGCCGAGGGAGTGTCCGTCGGCGACCTGCACGAGATCGCGTACGACGGCGGCGTGGTCCGCGCCCGCGCCGTGCTCATCGCCTGCGGGGTCCGGTACCGGCGGCTCGGCGTGCCCGCGCTGGAGGACCTCGTGGGCCTCGGCGTGTACTACGGAGCGGCGACCAGTGTCGCTCGCGAGATGGAGGGGCGCGACGTCTTCATCGTGGGCGGCGGCAACTCCGCGGGGCAGGCGGCCATCCACCTGGCCCGGTTCGCCCGGTCGGTGACGATCATCGTGCGACGTCAGACGCTCTCGGAGACCATGTCGGCGTACCTCGTCAACGAGATCGCGATGCAGCGCACGATCCGGGTCCGCACGGGCGCACGCGTCGTGGACGGCGGCGGCGACGGACGTCTGGAGTGGATCGACCTCGAGGTCGGTCCCTCCACCGAGCGGCACGACGCCGACGGGTTGTTCCTGCTGCTCGGCGCCGAGCCCGGCTGCGACTGGCTGCCCGACGAGGTCAGCCGCGACCGGCGCGGCTTCGTGCTGACCGGCCGCGACATCCCGAAGTCGGCCTGGCGGGGCGACCTGCCGCCGGCCGCCCTGGAGACCGCGGTCCCGGGGATCTTCGCCGCCGGTGACGTCCGGGCCGGCTCGATGAAGCGGGTCGCCTCCGCGAGTGGCGAGGGAGCGGGTGCAGTGGCGCAGGTGCATGCGCACCTGGCGCCCGCGCCGACCTAG